A single region of the Salvia miltiorrhiza cultivar Shanhuang (shh) chromosome 8, IMPLAD_Smil_shh, whole genome shotgun sequence genome encodes:
- the LOC131000286 gene encoding ETHYLENE INSENSITIVE 3-like 1 protein, translated as MMMFEDMGFCGDIDFLQSLPVKGADMCAPQPAEAEAEPESVVEDDDYTDDEIDVDELEKRMWRDKMRLKRLKEMSKGKEGVDCVKQRHSQEQARRKKMSRAQDGILKYMLKMMEVCKAQGFVYGIIPEKGKPVSGASDNLREWWKEKVRFDRNGPAAIAKYQSDNMIPGKKEGCAPIGPTPHTLQELQDTTLGSLLSALMQHCDPPQRRFPLEKGVSPPWWPTGKEEWWHQLGLQRDQGGPPPYKKPHDLKKAFKVGVLTAVIKHMSPDIAKIRKLVRQSKCLQDKMTAKESATWLAIVNQEEAIARELYPDSCPSLSSSEGSGSFPINDTNEYDVDGAEPSSFDDVQEQKPNPLALFHPHPIKDETIINLDFSKKRKSSNEANGAMTMMMDHQQTLYTCEFLQCPHSEARYGFRDRAWRDNHQRSCPFKQQCEFGVSSFHNNNHANEMKAAAGFDLSGAGVPEDGQRMINELMSFYESNVNASGNGAGAVAKDLQGVNMASDDAALFPMMFSSPFDVSASTDFGEGFPRDKQDVSMWY; from the coding sequence ATGATGATGTTTGAAGACATGGGGTTTTGTGGTGACATTGATTTCTTGCAATCTCTTCCGGTAAAGGGAGCAGATATGTGTGCTCCTCAGCCTGCTGAGGCGGAGGCGGAGCCGGAGTCGGTGGTAGAGGATGACGACTACACCGATGATGAGATCGACGTGGATGAACTTGAGAAGAGAATGTGGAGGGACAAGATGCGGTTGAAAAGGCTTAAAGAGATGAGCAAGGGGAAAGAAGGTGTTGATTGTGTGAAGCAGCGGCACTCGCAGGAGCAGGCGAGGAGGAAGAAGATGTCGAGGGCTCAAGATGGGATCTTGAAGTACATGCTGAAAATGATGGAAGTGTGCAAAGCTCAGGGCTTCGTCTACGGGATCATACCGGAGAAGGGCAAGCCCGTGAGCGGGGCATCCGACAATCTGAGGGAGTGGTGGAAGGAGAAGGTGAGGTTTGATCGAAACGGCCCAGCTGCGATAGCCAAATACCAATCGGATAACATGATCCCGGGCAAGAAGGAGGGGTGCGCCCCTATCGGTCCGACCCCTCACACGTTGCAGGAGCTTCAGGACACCACCCTCGGCTCCCTGCTCTCGGCTCTGATGCAGCACTGCGACCCTCCTCAGAGGCGATTCCCGTTGGAGAAGGGGGTCTCGCCTCCGTGGTGGCCGACTGGGAAGGAGGAGTGGTGGCACCAGTTGGGCCTCCAGAGGGACCAAGGCGGCCCTCCGCCTTACAAGAAGCCTCACGACTTGAAGAAGGCGTTCAAGGTCGGCGTCCTCACCGCCGTCATCAAGCACATGTCTCCCGACATTGCCAAGATTCGGAAGCTCGTGAGACAGTCCAAGTGCTTGCAGGATAAGATGACGGCTAAGGAGAGCGCGACTTGGCTCGCCATTGTTAACCAGGAGGAAGCCATTGCTCGGGAGCTCTACCCCGACAGCTGCCCATCCCTGTCCTCCTCCGAGGGCAGCGGGTCGTTCCCCATCAACGACACCAACGAGTACGATGTAGACGGGGCTGAGCCGTCTAGCTTCGACGACGTGCAAGAGCAGAAGCCTAACCCGCTCGCTCTGTTCCATCCCCATCCCATCAAGGATGAGACCATCATCAACCTAGACTTCTCCAAGAAGCGAAAATCGAGCAACGAGGCGAATGGcgcgatgacgatgatgatggaTCATCAACAGACGCTCTACACGTGCGAGTTCCTTCAATGCCCGCACAGCGAAGCTCGCTACGGCTTCCGTGATCGAGCGTGGAGGGACAACCACCAACGCTCTTGCCCTTTCAAGCAGCAGTGCGAGTTCGGGGTTTCGAGCTTCCACAACAATAATCACGCGAACGAGATGAAGGCGGCGGCCGGGTTCGATCTGTCCGGAGCCGGGGTCCCGGAAGACGGGCAGAGGATGATCAACGAGCTCATGTCGTTTTACGAGAGCAACGTCAATGCCAGCGGCAACGGCGCCGGCGCGGTGGCAAAGGATTTGCAGGGTGTGAACATGGCCTCCGACGATGCGGCACTGTTCCCGATGATGTTCAGCTCGCCGTTCGACGTGTCGGCGTCGACGGACTTCGGCGAGGGCTTTCCGAGGGACAAGCAAGATGTGTCCATGTGGTACTAA
- the LOC131000294 gene encoding NDR1/HIN1-like protein 13, translated as MAAAADPPSTPSPAVASQTNSDQNQKPSPTNPVPPPATYVVRIPREQILRYPPPENAKKYDKLRRGGNRRSFCCRCCCFTSCLLFLLIFAAAVSAGVMYLVFGFKSPTYTVTKVSVHGMNLTSASPISPGFDVSIRAENPNGKVGIYYLKESAVNVLYDGVTLGYGVLADFYQPRKNVTVLRSTVAANDVVLGGAVKTALRNAESLRRVPLVMSVEAPVKFKVGSVKTWEITAKISCDVVLDSLNERAEIVSKDCDYSVRLW; from the coding sequence ATGGCCGCCGCCGCAGACCCTCCGTCCACGCCTTCACCCGCCGTAGCCTCACAAACAAACTCCGATCAGAATCAGAAGCCGTCCCCGACGAATCCGGTTCCTCCGCCCGCAACTTACGTCGTGCGGATTCCGAGAGAGCAGATCCTCCGCTATCCGCCACCGGAGAACGCCAAAAAGTACGATAAGCTCCGCCGCGGTGGAAATCGCCGGAGCTTCTGCTGCAGGTGCTGCTGCTTCACCTCATGCCTCCTCTTCCTCCTGATCTTCGCCGCCGCCGTCTCTGCTGGAGTGATGTACCTCGTCTTCGGATTCAAATCGCCAACGTACACAGTGACCAAAGTCTCTGTTCACGGAATGAATCTAACTTCGGCCTCGCCGATCTCGCCGGGATTTGACGTCAGCATCAGAGCCGAGAACCCTAACGGCAAGGTCGGCATCTACTATCTGAAGGAAAGCGCCGTAAACGTTCTCTACGACGGAGTGACGCTCGGCTACGGCGTTTTAGCCGATTTCTACCAGCCGAGGAAGAACGTGACGGTGCTGCGGTCGACGGTGGCGGCGAACGACGTCGTCCTCGGTGGTGCCGTTAAAACGGCGTTAAGGAACGCGGAGAGTCTAAGGAGAGTGCCGTTAGTGATGAGCGTCGAAGCGCCCGTTAAGTTTAAAGTGGGATCCGTTAAGACGTGGGAAATTACCGCCAAAATTAGTTGCGACGTCGTGTTGGACTCGTTGAATGAAAGAGCAGAAATTGTTTCCAAGGATTGTGATTATAGCGTTAGACTCTGGTAG
- the LOC131000290 gene encoding uncharacterized protein LOC131000290 has product MATRAILDALLKKPSFGNQAFSSRDPFFGSFVGASSSAAAAASFAIATPFAYRALFGNDPMQYAYCDAGAILGEDLNAAIRAGQVGSGYVDAAIGENNTKSYWTGNVFGNDELSRSFKQYDIKLKPLLSAFHWKNFGLTSLRSFLLFYLPLLEPRPPTEDDDEDFLVENPEEHHVDLVEPFKKSVIQIIRETSVVTTRRILERLAVHYASQRIAWKLLKDVPKSAIRKAGRKMPTCTFCYCVSRTTFRGHLLGVVASWAVQIGLNIYAFFSKITKSKDSEATTDTTKELKILGKKVYGTTVRCCASLVFASIGAGIGSTLIRPGTGQWIGCTLGDLGGPIIIAFCFEKLGWVI; this is encoded by the exons ATGGCGACCAGGGCAATACTCGATGCGCTGCTGAAAAAACCCAGCTTTGGGAACCAAGCGTTTAGCTCCAGAGACCCATTCTTCGGCAGCTTTGTGGGCGCTTCCTCctccgctgccgccgccgcttcTTTTGCCATTGCAACTCCTTTTGCATATCGAGCTTTGTTTGG TAATGACCCTATGCAATATGCCTATTGTGATGCTGGTGCAATCTTGGGTGAAGATCTCAATGCTGCTATTCGAGCAGGGCAAGTTGGCTCTGGCTATGTTGATGCAGCCATTGGTGAGAATAACACTAAAAGTTATTGGACTGGGAACGTTTTCGGGAATGATGAACTAAGTCGCAGTTTCAAGCAGTATGATATCAAGCTGAAACCACTCTTATCGGCATTTCATTGGAAAAATTTTGGCCTGACATCATTGAGGTCTTTTCTGTTATTCTATTTGCCACTTCTGGAACCCCGTCCCCCTacagaagatgatgatgaagatttTCTAGTTGAGAATCCAGAAGAGCATCATGTAGATTTGGTTGAGCCATTTAAGAAATCAGTGATACAAATAATCCGTGAG ACAAGTGTGGTTACCACTAGACGTATTCTTGAAAGACTTGCAGTTCATTACGCTTCACAACGCATAGCATGGAAACTTCTCAAGG ATGTTCCCAAGTCCGCGATTCGGAAGGCGGGGAGGAAAATGCCAACTTGTACATTCTGTTACTGTGTTAGCAGAACCACTTTCCGAG GACATCTCCTCGGAGTTGTAGCTTCGTGGGCTGTTCAAATCGGCCTCAATATCTAcgcatttttttctaaaataactaaatccaaGGACAGTGAAGCAACAACTGATACAACAAAAGAACTTAAGATCCTTGGAAAGAAGGTTTATGGTACGACTGTCCGATGTTGTGCCTCGCTCGTTTTTGCATCTATAGGAGCTGGCATTGGCTCTACGTTAATTCGTCCCGGAACCGGGCAGTGGATTG GGTGTACGCTTGGGGATTTAGGAGGACCGATTATCATTGCATTCTGTTTCGAGAAACTTGGTTGGGTAATCTAA
- the LOC131000284 gene encoding protein ALTERED PHOSPHATE STARVATION RESPONSE 1-like: MGVSNSRLEEDKSLQLCRARKKFIKQALNGRCSLAAAHTAYIEELKIIGAALRRFVEPDQLQLEFLAYPATSATPQPLALTEKSVTRLSLASPSQSQHVDAQLPSPSQYQAHPMKFTGTVSRKIEEKPPVPVVVSVDSTTTPPGAVSSFETPSDNPPWDYFGLFHHVDNEYSAVDQGSEFSDEIRHLGEEEGIPDLEDVRVSSSSEETHESEEEFDEPPIASLVRSFKNVNTAAEGVGNGESAISTESETKHKMNERNADVVVPETNSATNSANGRKINPPDLSPRSNDVETTADGGTAVEDKVAPKDFYASINDIEQLFVKASESGKEVPRMLEANKFHFRPVLTGRERRLAAASLLKSCLSCGKDPREVQQETSQNSIKYLTWHRTASFRSLSSRNLLAANSNGNIADPSNTLFDNFCMVSGSHASTLDRLYAWEKKLYDEVKASEALQSSFEQKCKLLRQRESRGENTEKTRAAAKDLHSRITVAIHRINSISKKIEVIRDTELQPQLEELIEGLRKMWETMMECHKLQLLIISISHAPGSTRLKMQSDSQRQITIHLGYRLSSLSSSFTKWISAQKIYVEAIDKWLFKCVSLTQKKPSKRNRRSRPPSMRHCGPPIYMICGVWLEMIDGLPSKGVADSIKELAAEVAQFLPRQDKKQGKTNRSEAAATDTLRDVDDVVPRLDRVRTSLEGFLSKLNSFAECSLGMFTQLQKATQDAKKNYEQFMSQRSQVLV, from the exons ATGGGAGTCTCGAATTCCCGGTTGGAAGAAGACAAGAGCCTGCAGCTCTGCCGCGCTAGGAAGAAATTCATCAAACAAGCACTTAATGGCAGGTGTTCCCTTGCAGCAGCTCACACTGCTTACATTGAGGAATTGAAAATCATAGGAGCTGCTTTGAGAAGATTTGTGGAACCTGATCAGCTTCAGCTTGAATTTTTAGCCTATCCTGCAACAAGTGCTACTCCTCAGCCACTTGCTTTGACTGAGAAGTCTGTCACTCGATTATCTCTCGCGTCTCCCTCTCAATCACAACACGTAGATGCTCAGCTGCCATCCCCAAGCCAGTACCAGGCTCATCCTATGAAGTTTACAGGGACGGTTTCCAGAAAAATCGAAGAAAAGCCTCCTGTGCCTGTTGTGGTTTCGGTTGATTCAACAACTACTCCTCCAGGCGCGGTTTCGTCTTTTGAAACCCCATCAGATAACCCTCCATGGGATTACTTTGGCCTGTTCCACCATGTGGACAATGAGTATTCTGCAGTGGATCAGGGTTCAGAGTTCTCTGATGAGATTAGGCATCTTGGGGAAGAGGAAGGAATTCCTGATTTGGAGGATGTACGGGTGAGTTCATCCTCAGAAGAAACGCATGAATCAGAAGAAGAATTTGATGAACCCCCTATAGCTTCACTTGTTAGGAGTTTTAAAAATGTCAACACTGCAGCAGAGGGTGTCGGCAATGGTGAGTCAGCCATTAGTACAGAATCAGAAACCAAGCATAAAATGAATGAAAGGAATGCTGATGTTGTAGTGCCGGAGACCAATTCTGCAACCAATTCTGCAAATGGGAGAAAAATTAATCCTCCTGATTTATCGCCTCGTAGCAATGATGTGGAAACTACAGCAGATGGAGGAACTGCAGTTGAAGACAAGGTTGCGCCTAAGGACTTCTATGCTAGCATCAATGACATTGAACAGCTTTTTGTTAAAGCATCTGAATCTGGAAAAGAAGTTCCACGGATGCTTGAAGCAAATAAATTCCATTTCCGTCCAGTTTTAACTGGGAGAGAAC GTAGGTTAGCAGCTGCATCACTACTAAAATCTTGTCTCTCTTGTGGGAAAGATCCAAGAGAGGTTCAACAAG AGACTTCTCAAAATTCTATTAAGTACTTAACATGGCACCGGACAGCATCATTTCGTTCTCTATCATCCCGGAATCTTCTAGCTGCGAACTCCAATGGTAATATTGCTGATCCTAGTAACACTCTATTCGACAACTTCTGCATGGTCTCTGGAAGTCATGCCTCAACCTTAGATAGGCTTTACGCATGGGAGAAGAAACTCTATGACGAAGTTAAG GCTAGTGAGGCACTTCAAAGTAGTTTTGAACAAAAGTGCAAGCTTCTTCGACAGAGAGAATCACGCGGAGAGAATACTGAAAAGACTCGTGCAGCAGCCAAAGATCTACATTCAAGAATTACAGTGGCTATTCACAGAATCAACTCAATCTCAAAGAAAATAGAAGTTATTAGAGATACCGAGCTTCAGCCACAGCTCGAGGAGTTAATTGAGGG GTTAAGGAAGATGTGGGAAACGATGATGGAATGCCACAAGCTACAATTACTCATCATTTCGATATCTCATGCCCCCGGAAGCACAAGATTGAAAATGCAGTCAGATTCACAAAGGCAGATTACCATCCATCTCGGTTACAGACTCAGCTCTTTATCATCCAGCTTCACAAAATGGATCAGCGCCCAGAAAATCTACGTGGAAGCCATCGACAAGTGGCTCTTCAAGTGCGTCTCGCTTACACAGAAGAAACCTTCCAAGAGGAACAGAAGGTCGAGGCCTCCATCCATGAGACACTGCGGGCCGCCTATATACATGATATGTGGTGTCTGGTTGGAAATGATCGACGGCTTGCCTTCAAAAGGGGTTGCCGATTCTATCAAGGAACTGGCTGCAGAAGTTGCTCAGTTTCTGCCTCGTCAAGACAAGAAGCAGGGCAAAACCAACAGAAGTGAGGCTGCTGCAACCGATACGTTGAGAGATGTAGACGACGTTGTGCCTCGTTTGGACCGTGTTAGGACGAGCTTGGAAGGTTTTCTTTCGAAACTAAACAGCTTCGCAGAGTGTTCGCTGGGGATGTTTACTCAACTGCAGAAGGCCACCCAAGATGCCAAGAAGAACTATGAACAGTTTATGTCCCAACGATCACAGGTTTTGGTCTGA